Proteins encoded together in one Coffea arabica cultivar ET-39 chromosome 2c, Coffea Arabica ET-39 HiFi, whole genome shotgun sequence window:
- the LOC113725216 gene encoding peptide methionine sulfoxide reductase A1 — translation MLAPHQKQNSIFAFGHKHSFIFRSSSSSSNHNMFLIKTTTATTTTTSTNAVSTKASPPFLLLRSLSKPSFSFPKPSFKFPCTTTASDSNRPNSLFSSPRMSWLNKLGFGTRTPTESSMDSSIAQGPDDDIPAPGQQFAQFGAGCFWGVELAFQRVPGVTKTEVGYSQGYLHNPSYEDVCSGTTNHSEVVRVQYDPKECSFDTLLDVFWARHDPTTLNRQGNDVGTQYRSGIYFYTPEQEKATLESRDQRQKLLNRKIVTEILPAKKFYRAEEYHQQYLEKGGRFGFGQSAAKGCNDPIRCYG, via the exons ATGCTGGCACCTCATCAAAAGCAAAATTCCATCTTTGCCTTTGGCCACAAACATAGTTTTATATTCCGGAGTAGTAGTAGCAGTAGCAATCACAATATGTTCCTCATCAAGaccaccaccgccaccaccaccaccaccagcaCTAACGCCGTTTCCACGAAAGCCTCCCCTCCTTTCCTCCTCCTCCGTTCCCTCTCAAAACCCTCTTTCTCCTTCCCGAAACCCTCCTTTAAATTCCCCTGTACCACCACCGCCTCCGACAGCAACCGTCCCAATTCTCTCTTTTCATCCCCGAGAATGAGTTGGCTCAACAAGCTGGGTTTCGGGACGCGTACCCCGACCGAATCCTCCATGGACTCCTCGATTGCCCAAGGCCCAGATGATGATATCCCCGCTCCCGGTCAGCAGTTCGCTCAATTCGGAGCAGGTTGTTTCTGGGGTGTGGAGTTAGCGTTCCAGAGAGTGCCAGGTGTCACAAAAACAGAGGTCGGGTATTCACAGGGATATCTTCACAATCCCAGCTACGAGGACGTCTGCTCGGGGACTACTAATCATTCCGAAGTGGTGAGAGTGCAGTATGATCCCAAAGAGTGCAGCTTTGATACTTTGCTCGATGTTTTCTGGGCTCGCCATGACCCCACCACTCTCAATCGCCAG GGGAATGATGTTGGAACTCAATACAGATCGGGAATTTACTTTTATACACCTGAACAAGAGAAGGCTACACTTGAATCCCGAGACCAACGTCAGAAGCTTTTGAACAGGAAGATTGTTACTGAAATTTTGCCTGCCAAGAAATTTTACAGAGCTGAGGAGTATCACCAACAATACCTTGAAAAAGGGGGTAGATTTGGTTTTGGGCAGTCTGCTGCTAAGGGTTGCAATGATCCCATAAGATGCTATGGCTGA
- the LOC113725217 gene encoding uncharacterized protein isoform X1 yields MALKHDASSKFVPRAAASSSSSPTEYSEQLLGGVTPQQKKQRITGIDQDELQDPKLLADPESCFCKFKGAQIHYKIYDAESLAPNLSKEVTTPQDSDTTKSLGFPMILLHGFMASTFSWHRVMKPLAQVTGSKVLAFDRPAFGLTSWVDPANHSPTGSRDARPLNPYSIMFSALASRYFIDVLAAEKVILVGHSAGSLVAVDTYFEAPERVAAMVLVAPPILAPLLKQDFSKDNRRGKNNKKQEEHSNSDGHRNPILRILSMLSKLTKHIAQAIMNILKRMGVMINYVYKKALSALLRSAIGVMLVRMIVARFGKALFRHAWYDSNQLTDHVLQGYTKSQKVKGWDKALAEFTAAMLADSSSQSKPQLSKRLSDISCPVLIVTGDSDRLAPPWNSRRLSQFIPGSRLEVIKNCGHLPPEETAEEFVLVVEKFLQRTFGASQEQRLQVVT; encoded by the exons ATGGCTCTGAAACATGATGCCTCCTCCAAATTTGTCCCTAGAGCcgctgcttcttcttcttcttcccctaCAGAATATTCTG AGCAACTCCTGGGAGGAGTCACACCCCAGCAGAAAAAGCAGAGAATAACAGGCATAGATCAGGATGAATTACAAGATCCAAAACTTTTGGCTGATCCTGAGAGTTGCTTTTGTAAGTTTAAAGGGGCACAGATACACTACAAAATATATGATGCTGAATCATTGGCTCCAAACTTGTCAAAAGAAGTTACTACTCCTCAAGATTCTGATACCACCAAAAGTTTAGGTTTTCCCATGATTCTGTTGCATGGTTTTATGGCTTCTACATTCTCATGGCATCGAGTCATGAAGCCTTTGGCGCAGGTCACTGGTTCAAAAGTTCTTGCCTTTGATAGACCGGCCTTTGGGTTGACATCATGGGTCGATCCAGCCAATCATTCACCTACTGGCAGTAGAGATGCCAGACCTCTAAATCCATACTCGATTATGTTCTCTGCACTGGCATCCCGGTACTTTATTGATGTCTTAGCAGCTGAAAAAGTAATTCTGGTGGG GCACTCAGCTGGTTCCCTTGTAGCGGTTGATACATATTTTGAGGCACCTGAGCGAGTTGCTGCAATGGTCCTTGTTGCTCCACCAATTTTAGCACCTCTTTTGAAACAGGATTTTTCCAAAGATAATCGGAGAGGTAAAAACAACAAGAAACAAGAGGAGCACTCAAATTCAGATGGTCACCGGAATCCAATTCTCAGGATTCTCAGCATGTTGTCAAAGTTAACTAAACATATTGCTCAGGCAATTATGAATATATTGAAACGGATGGGAGTTATGATAAATTATGTGTACAAGAAGGCTTTGTCTGCACTCCTCCGCTCTGCCATTGGTGTAATGCTG GTAAGAATGATAGTTGCCAGATTTGGCAAGGCTCTTTTTCGACATGCGTGGTATGATTCAAATCAACTTACTGATCATGTCTTACAAGGTTATACAAAG TCACAGAAGGTGAAAGGCTGGGACAAGGCCCTCGCGGAATTTACAGCAGCAATGCTTGCAGATTCTTCTTCTCAATCAAAGCCACAGCTTTCCAAAAGATTGAGCGACATCTCATGTCCAG TCCTAATTGTCACTGGTGATAGTGATCGACTTGCTCCCCCCTGGAACTCTAGAAGGctttcacaattcattccagGATCTCGTCTTGAGGTGATCAAGAATTGCGGCCACTTGCCTCCTGAAGAAACGGCTGAAGAGTTTGTATTGGTTGTTGAGAAATTTCTACAGAGAACTTTCGGTGCTTCGCAGGAGCAGCGTTTGCAAGTAGTGACTTAA
- the LOC113725217 gene encoding uncharacterized protein isoform X2: MALKHDASSKFVPRAAASSSSSPTEYSEQLLGGVTPQQKKQRITGIDQDELQDPKLLADPESCFCKFKGAQIHYKIYDAESLAPNLSKEVTTPQDSDTTKSLGFPMILLHGFMASTFSWHRVMKPLAQVTGSKVLAFDRPAFGLTSWVDPANHSPTGSRDARPLNPYSIMFSALASRHSAGSLVAVDTYFEAPERVAAMVLVAPPILAPLLKQDFSKDNRRGKNNKKQEEHSNSDGHRNPILRILSMLSKLTKHIAQAIMNILKRMGVMINYVYKKALSALLRSAIGVMLVRMIVARFGKALFRHAWYDSNQLTDHVLQGYTKSQKVKGWDKALAEFTAAMLADSSSQSKPQLSKRLSDISCPVLIVTGDSDRLAPPWNSRRLSQFIPGSRLEVIKNCGHLPPEETAEEFVLVVEKFLQRTFGASQEQRLQVVT, from the exons ATGGCTCTGAAACATGATGCCTCCTCCAAATTTGTCCCTAGAGCcgctgcttcttcttcttcttcccctaCAGAATATTCTG AGCAACTCCTGGGAGGAGTCACACCCCAGCAGAAAAAGCAGAGAATAACAGGCATAGATCAGGATGAATTACAAGATCCAAAACTTTTGGCTGATCCTGAGAGTTGCTTTTGTAAGTTTAAAGGGGCACAGATACACTACAAAATATATGATGCTGAATCATTGGCTCCAAACTTGTCAAAAGAAGTTACTACTCCTCAAGATTCTGATACCACCAAAAGTTTAGGTTTTCCCATGATTCTGTTGCATGGTTTTATGGCTTCTACATTCTCATGGCATCGAGTCATGAAGCCTTTGGCGCAGGTCACTGGTTCAAAAGTTCTTGCCTTTGATAGACCGGCCTTTGGGTTGACATCATGGGTCGATCCAGCCAATCATTCACCTACTGGCAGTAGAGATGCCAGACCTCTAAATCCATACTCGATTATGTTCTCTGCACTGGCATCCCG GCACTCAGCTGGTTCCCTTGTAGCGGTTGATACATATTTTGAGGCACCTGAGCGAGTTGCTGCAATGGTCCTTGTTGCTCCACCAATTTTAGCACCTCTTTTGAAACAGGATTTTTCCAAAGATAATCGGAGAGGTAAAAACAACAAGAAACAAGAGGAGCACTCAAATTCAGATGGTCACCGGAATCCAATTCTCAGGATTCTCAGCATGTTGTCAAAGTTAACTAAACATATTGCTCAGGCAATTATGAATATATTGAAACGGATGGGAGTTATGATAAATTATGTGTACAAGAAGGCTTTGTCTGCACTCCTCCGCTCTGCCATTGGTGTAATGCTG GTAAGAATGATAGTTGCCAGATTTGGCAAGGCTCTTTTTCGACATGCGTGGTATGATTCAAATCAACTTACTGATCATGTCTTACAAGGTTATACAAAG TCACAGAAGGTGAAAGGCTGGGACAAGGCCCTCGCGGAATTTACAGCAGCAATGCTTGCAGATTCTTCTTCTCAATCAAAGCCACAGCTTTCCAAAAGATTGAGCGACATCTCATGTCCAG TCCTAATTGTCACTGGTGATAGTGATCGACTTGCTCCCCCCTGGAACTCTAGAAGGctttcacaattcattccagGATCTCGTCTTGAGGTGATCAAGAATTGCGGCCACTTGCCTCCTGAAGAAACGGCTGAAGAGTTTGTATTGGTTGTTGAGAAATTTCTACAGAGAACTTTCGGTGCTTCGCAGGAGCAGCGTTTGCAAGTAGTGACTTAA
- the LOC113725218 gene encoding uncharacterized protein isoform X1 gives MGKLWVEVCLISARGLRLTSALWKLQWFAVGWIDTNNKYCTRIDASGNANRVWKTKFSTVVDPSEPNFQDMALHVEVYSREPIFLRERLLGMTTVILKEFLEKYFKNSEVSNPVEEVGSFQLRKKNTNKPRRFVDISIRISEEREESSSYQGDEEGFKLMDNSMGINLDIGHGPLHSQFPAPSPLRQEVSRRQAASMPIHFHFLGIIPIYQLVQAMHQPVERAINRQELHPHHLHPQMSAIYLPFYRGQMICSLVT, from the exons ATGGGAAAACTATGGGTTGAGGTCTGCCTGATTTCTGCTAGGGGGCTCCGGCTAACATCTGCACTGTGGAAGCTCCAGTGGTTTGCCGTTGGTTGGATTGATACTAACAACAAATACTGCACCAGGATAGATGCTTCGGGAAATGCTAATCGGGTTTGGAAAACCAAATTCTCAACAGTGGTTGATCCTTCTGAACCTAACTTCCAAGATATGGCCCTCCATGTCGAGGTCTATAGTAGAGAACCCATCTTTCTTAGAGAAAGGCTCTTGGGAATGACAACGGTGATTCTTAAGGAATTTCTGGAGAAGTACTTTAAGAATTCTGAGGTTTCCAATCCGGTGGAAGAAGTAGGAAGTTTTCAGCTTAGAAAGAAGAATACAAACAAACCTCGACGATTTGTCGATATCTCAATCCGAATATCAGAAGAAAGGGAAGAGTCTAGCTCATACCAAG GTGATGAGGAAGGATTTAAGCTCATGGATAACAGCATGGGAATTAACTTGGATATTGGGCACGGACCTCTGCATTCACAATTTCCTGCACCCTCACCTCTGCGCCAGGAAGTCAGCCGCAGACAAGCAGCCAGTATGCCCATCCACTTCCATTTCCTCGGAATTATTCCAATATACCAACTGGTCCAAGCTATGCACCAGCCGGTGGAACGAGCTATCAACCGCCAAGAGCTCCATCCCCACCACCTCCACCCTCAAATGTCGGCTATATACCTACCTTTCTACCGAGGACAGATGATTTGCAGCCTAGTTACGTAA
- the LOC113725218 gene encoding GCN5-related N-acetyltransferase 3, chloroplastic-like isoform X2, with protein sequence MAAVATSAYGSCIPANFLHSPPKIANQISSPPPLYISTNPSHVNPSHLQHLYAICNHSCHRFPNLDSYGRVELIDVGKLRTALSNSSVVLSVFTKPELANDLSSTAEVGTRSMGIGGNWIQRVMPVTPDNGKLVGFGRAVSDLGLTASIYDVMVIPSLQGRGIGRRIVQRIIRMLTGKGVYDISALCSDKEGLFFKACGFGEDILGSTTMMYTGTSSCPDAHQIAIYAGRKLILSPPSRQQ encoded by the exons ATGGCCGCCGTTGCAACCTCCGCTTACGGCAGTTGTATTCCCGCCAATTTCCTCCATTCCCCGCCAAAAATAGCCAACCAGATTTCGTCCCCGCCGCCATTGTACATCTCCACAAACCCATCCCACGTAAACCCAAGCCATCTCCAGCACCTCTACGCTATCTGCAACCACTCCTGCCACCGCTTCCCTAACCTCGACTCGTACGGCCGCGTAGAGCTTATAGACGTCGGCAAACTCCGAACTGCTCTGTCCAATAGCTCCGTTGTCCTCTCAGTCTTCACGAAACCCGAATTAGCTAATGATTTATCGTCCACTGCTGAAGTCGGGACAAGATCGATGGGCATTGGTGGGAATTGGATTCAGCGAGTGATGCCGGTGACTCCAGATAACGGGAAGCTTGTGGGGTTTGGACGCGCTGTTTCTGATTTAGGGCTAACTGCTTCCATCTATGATGTCATG GTGATCCCTTCTCTCCAGGGTAGGGGAATTGGGCGGAGGATAGTACAAAGAATTATAAG AATGCTTACTGGCAAAGGGGTGTACGATATATCCGCCCTTTGCTCTGACAAAGAGGG GCTATTCTTTAAAGCATGTGGATTTGGAGAAGATATTCTTGGTTCCACTACAATGATGTATACTGGGACATCTAGCTGTCCTGATGCACATCAGATTGCTATATATGCTGGCAGAAAGCTAATTTTAAGCCCCCCATCAAGACAACAGTAG
- the LOC113725220 gene encoding cyclin-U4-1: MAELENPGVMPKVIGLVSGVLERVAEANDVNARFGPQRISAFHGLTRPTISIESYLERIFKYANCSPSCLIVAYIYLDRFSQKQPLLPITSLSVHRLLITSVLVSAKFMDDTFYNNAFYAKVGGISAMEMNLLEIDFLFGLGFQLNVTPTTFYTYASFIQRQSWLPCPPPSRLQPSTPDNSTPPNLHRCVSSAHRQQQLTV, encoded by the exons ATGGCGGAACTTGAGAATCCAGGGGTGATGCCTAAAGTCATAGGTCTGGTCTCCGGCGTTCTTGAGAGAGTGGCGGAGGCAAATGATGTGAATGCAAGATTTGGTCCTCAGAGAATTTCAGCGTTTCACGGCCTAACTAGACCAACCATTTCAATTGAAAGCTACCTGGAGAGGATCTTCAAGTATGCCAATTGCAGCCCTTCGTGCTTGATCGTAGCTTACATTTATCTCGATCGCTTTTCGCAGAAGCAGCCGCTCCTTCCCATCACCTCCTTGAGCGTGCATCGCTTGCTTATTACCAGCGTATTGGTCTCCGCCAAGTTCATGGATGACAC ATTTTACAACAATGCTTTCTATGCAAAAGTGGGAGGAATTAGCGCAATGGAAATGAACCTCCTGGAGATTGACTTCTTGTTTGGGCTGGGCTTCCAGTTAAACGTGACACCCACCACATTCTACACCTACGCCTCTTTTATCCAAAGACAGAGTTGGCTTCCCTGTCCTCCTCCATCCCGACTACAACCTTCAACGCCCGACAATTCGACGCCGCCAAATCTCCACCGTTGCGTCAGTTCTGCTCACCGACAACAACAGTTAACCGTTTGA
- the LOC113725219 gene encoding uncharacterized protein, producing the protein MHYKRPQSTACHPKLDKKVSYLSTLCSKKTRFYLSQTKKMKSIVFQFALVLLFSISCHSWAFSTGGKAGDEKPDPAEAVASSPSSSGGPSSTESPSGATGSGHGSNWDYNWGWGSSPGAGWGYGSGSGRSPNGFGRGSGFGWGSGSGSGSGYGYGFGGGGAAGGGGGYGSGSGAGGHATGSDSSGASEVRSPSTSRQKNTHA; encoded by the coding sequence ATGCACTATAAAAGGCCGCAATCAACTGCATGCCACCCAAAATTAGATAAAAAGGTCAGCTATCTTTCCACACTTTGTAGCAAGAAAACCCGATTTTACTTGTCACAgaccaaaaaaatgaaatcgaTCGTTTTCCAATTTGCTCTGGTTCTTCTCTTCTCCATCTCATGCCACTCTTGGGCGTTCAGTACAGGTGGTAAAGCAGGAGACGAGAAGCCAGACCCTGCCGAAGCCGTCGCTAGTAGTCCTAGCAGCAGTGGCGGTCCAAGCTCAACGGAGAGTCCATCAGGAGCAACAGGCTCGGGTCATGGCTCAAACTGGGACTACAACTGGGGATGGGGCTCCAGCCCTGGAGCTGGATGGGGTTATGGCTCGGGTTCAGGGCGTTCGCCCAATGGGTTTGGCAGGGGTTCTGGCTTTGGTTGGGGTTCAGGCAGCGGTTCAGGATCTGGATACGGCTATGGTTTCGGTGGAGGCGGTGCCGCTGGAGGTGGAGGTGGTTATGGCTCTGGAAGTGGTGCCGGTGGCCATGCAACAGGTAGCGACAGCTCAGGGGCTTCTGAGGTTCGATCGCCATCTACTTCTAGGCAAAAAAACACCCATGCGTAA